CCCGGGTTCCACTGCGAATTTCCGCTCCCTAATTTTTCCGAAGGGGCGGACTTTTTTTATAATTTCTCCTAAAGGACTAAACCATCAAAGACGATATTGTCTATAGGGAAAATTCTGTTTAGAATATACTCCCTTTTGATCAATCTGCAACTTTTTTTCCTGGTACCAGCCCTTTTCCTAGGGAAATTTCTGCCCCTTCCTAAGATTTTGTCTCCTAATTCCTTATTTATATGAAAATATACACGAAAAAGGGCGACTCTGGGACAACCTCTCTTGCCAACGGATTGAGAGTTTCCAAAGCGGATGACCGCGTTGAATTGTACGGAACCGCAGACGAATTGAATTCTTCCTTGGGAGTGGCAAGCGCCTTCCTGAAATCGGATTCTAAATTAAGAGCGAGTCTAGAACGAATCCAAAATCTTCTATTTGAATTAGGATCGGAACTCGCAGGTTACAGAAAGGATGACGGTACTTCCTGCTTGTTGGAAGAAGATACTCTCCAGCTGGAACGAGAAATCGATGAATGGCAAAATTCCCTTACCCCTCTTAAGCATTTTATACTGCCAGGAGGTTCCCAGGCCTCGGCACTTCTTCATGTAAGCCGCACTCTAGCCCGCAGGCTTGAAAGAGAATTGGTAAAGGCCAAAGATTCCCGCATGGAAATTCATCCGGAAACTTTGAAATTCCTAAACCGTCTCTCGGATCATTTATTCGTAGCCGCTCGATATGCAAATTTCGAATCCAATATAAAGGAGCCTCAATGGCAGTCGAGAGCCAAGGGAAATTAAGACATCCGAAAGGACTTTTTATTCTTTTCTTAGTCGAGATGTGGGAAAGATTTTCCTTCTACGGAATGCGGGCCCTGCTCGTTTTGTTTCTGACTAAGGAATGGCTGCTTTCCGATCCGGAAGCAAACCGAATTTACGGAGTCTATAACGGACTCGTATATCTAACTCCGATCTTCGGAGGATTTCTAGCGGATCGTTTTTTAGGGTATCGATCGTCCATCTTTCTGGGGGGACTTTTGATGATGTTCGGACACCTCTCCTTAGCCATAGACGGAAGCGTTCCGTTTTTTTTAGGCTTGGCTCTTTTGATCTTAGGGAACGGATTCTTTAAGCCCTGTATTTCGACTGTGGTTGGTAGAATTTACGAATTGGAAGGAAAGTCCGATTTAAAGGATTCGGGTTTTACGATTTTCTATTTCGGAATCAATACAGGCGCGGTGCTAGGAACCTGGGCCTGCGCGAACATCGCTGATATTTACGGTTGGCACTACGGATTCGGAGTCGCGGCAGGAGGAATGCTGACCGGATTACTTATCTTTGCCTTTCTAGGAAGAAAGATCTCCGGAAAGGCTTTTATCCCCGGAAACGATACGGATTCGAAGATCGAGTCCGAAGCCTCCTACGTCGATAGTTCATCGACCGGCATTGTGGACGCGGGAAGGATCCGGGCAATTCTGGTTTTTTCTAGCGTCACGATCGTCTTTTGGGCTTCGTTCGAACAGATGGGTTCCTCCTTGAACCTGATCATTGATCGGTATGTGGATCGAAATTTCTACGGTTGGGAAATCCCCGCCGCTAATTACCAATCCTTAAATCCTATTTTTGTGATCTTACTTTCGTTGGCGATCTCTTGGGCCTGGAGAAAATTAGAAGCCTCGGGAATTCATGTTTCAAGCGTCACTAAATTTTGCTCGGCATTGATTACCCTTGCCTCGGGTTTTTTGGTTCTTTCCATCGCAACTTCGGTATCGTCGGGTAAATTCTCTTCGGGGTGGATCGTTCTTGCGATTTTATTCCATACCATCGGAGAGCTTTTGATTTCGCCGGTCGGCTTATCTTTAATCACGAAACTTGCTCCGACTAAAATGGCATCCATGATGATGGGGATCTTTTTTCTTTCCAGCTTCTTCGGACATTTGATCGCCGGCGAACTGGCGGGTCTCATGGGAGGACGGGAGAATCTACCCGTCTTCTTTCTGATCTTCGTGATCTTTCCGGGAATCGTAGGAATCTTCTTATTTCTGTTTCGGAAAAAATTAGAAGCTTGGATGCATGGAGTAAGATGAAATCGAAAATTTCAATTCTTATTCTGATCTGTATTTTTCAAGTTCCGTTAGTTGCGGATCCGTTTCAAGATCTGCTAAAGGACGATTTCTCCAGAGGTCAGACCTTACTGATCAAGAATACCGTCTTTCAAAAAATCGGAAAAAGATCCGGCGACAAAGATGTCCTGGCAATCACCAAGAAAATCGTCCCTTGGGCAATTTTGGAAGGTTTGCCGCCGGAGAAAGTAGCGGACCTAATTTTAAAAATTGATATCGCGCAAACTGCGGGACTTAGTTTTGAAGAAGCGGAAGACGCGATTCCTCCTTCCGCTACTCGGAATCTTAGCGACGAAGATTTTCCGTACGTCGCATTGTATTTAAAGGAAACGAAATTGTCGGGGATTCGAGAGGAGGTTCGAAATCGATTCCTGGAGGCTGCCTTAGAGAAACAATGGTCCGGATTTTCCGTTCTAGCGGGCGGACGGGCCTTGTCTGCAGGAAAGCTGGTTGATTTTCCGCAAAATAGACTCGCGACAAGGATTCTAAAACGATTCAGCCCGGGAGGAAGAAAGGAAACTCTCGCCCGGTGGGAAAAGGATTTTAAATCGGTATTGAACGATACGCTGGAAGGAGGTTCGTACATTCTTCTTTCAAATCTGAAGACGGTCTATAACCAAGGTTTGAATTCGAAAGAGCCCGACTTGAGCAAAGCTAGAGCAGTAGAAAA
The Leptospira inadai serovar Lyme str. 10 genome window above contains:
- a CDS encoding cob(I)yrinic acid a,c-diamide adenosyltransferase, with amino-acid sequence MKIYTKKGDSGTTSLANGLRVSKADDRVELYGTADELNSSLGVASAFLKSDSKLRASLERIQNLLFELGSELAGYRKDDGTSCLLEEDTLQLEREIDEWQNSLTPLKHFILPGGSQASALLHVSRTLARRLERELVKAKDSRMEIHPETLKFLNRLSDHLFVAARYANFESNIKEPQWQSRAKGN
- a CDS encoding peptide MFS transporter: MAVESQGKLRHPKGLFILFLVEMWERFSFYGMRALLVLFLTKEWLLSDPEANRIYGVYNGLVYLTPIFGGFLADRFLGYRSSIFLGGLLMMFGHLSLAIDGSVPFFLGLALLILGNGFFKPCISTVVGRIYELEGKSDLKDSGFTIFYFGINTGAVLGTWACANIADIYGWHYGFGVAAGGMLTGLLIFAFLGRKISGKAFIPGNDTDSKIESEASYVDSSSTGIVDAGRIRAILVFSSVTIVFWASFEQMGSSLNLIIDRYVDRNFYGWEIPAANYQSLNPIFVILLSLAISWAWRKLEASGIHVSSVTKFCSALITLASGFLVLSIATSVSSGKFSSGWIVLAILFHTIGELLISPVGLSLITKLAPTKMASMMMGIFFLSSFFGHLIAGELAGLMGGRENLPVFFLIFVIFPGIVGIFLFLFRKKLEAWMHGVR
- a CDS encoding C40 family peptidase — encoded protein: MKSKISILILICIFQVPLVADPFQDLLKDDFSRGQTLLIKNTVFQKIGKRSGDKDVLAITKKIVPWAILEGLPPEKVADLILKIDIAQTAGLSFEEAEDAIPPSATRNLSDEDFPYVALYLKETKLSGIREEVRNRFLEAALEKQWSGFSVLAGGRALSAGKLVDFPQNRLATRILKRFSPGGRKETLARWEKDFKSVLNDTLEGGSYILLSNLKTVYNQGLNSKEPDLSKARAVENSLREIGQIVIGDRPKFEPVSEPPLVPNLPEPNEPLPEPNVIKQNWQTVSASMLRKVAGEWVGTPYKWAGAAKTGTDCSGFTYRALTDTRIGVPENRMSRASNAQTKLGVAVAHNEMRAGDLIFFSASPNQAKVTHVGLVLSETEFAHASSSRGVIFDKVNSKWWLDRFVLSRRLFRTVID